Proteins found in one Thunnus maccoyii chromosome 5, fThuMac1.1, whole genome shotgun sequence genomic segment:
- the LOC121896779 gene encoding prosaposin receptor GPR37-like, with translation MLLPFPRLMCLWLCSEAVATQLHWHKTKTTFSPHYESTAADRNAQSRRWRTVSGEDNGGTRGASAQASWLDTVNPSSSEQLGTQIPRRAVRKSDAQNGARRVGSVPTEEDGTDGNKVGEPRKGGCSPGEEQTPHGPAFIRGRTGHKRRQRRSAKSGRAKRSEAVKDEAAAAWEPLPEAMAQEQEDGTPFGLNTTDYEEEYAVPDFTDSTPFVPVNTRPRRKQVKNPFYPVTAESYGAYAVVITAAVIFSVGIIGNVSVMCIVCHNYYMRSISNSLLANLALWDFVIIFFCLPLVVFHELTKNWLLGEFSCRIIPYLEVASLGVTTFTLCALCIDRFRAATNVQMYYEMIENWASTTAKLAVIWVGALLLALPELLIRQLVTEDGDPPDVTPCERCVVRISTELPDTLYVLGLTYDGARLWWYFGCYFCLPTLFTICSSLITARKIRHAERTCVRSSKKQIQLESQMNCAVVALAILYGFCLIPENICNILSVYMAAGIPRRTLDILHLVSQLLLFCKSAVTPVLLFCLCQPFTRAFLDCCCCCCDECGPPRSSAANATSDADNECATTELELSPFSTIRREASTSTTYAAVGTHC, from the exons ATGCTGCTTCCATTCCCGAGGTTGATGTGTTTGTGGCTGTGCAGCGAGGCCGTCGCGACTCAGCTCCACTGGCACAAAACAAAGACGACTTTCAGTCCTCATTATGAATCCACCGCCGCTGACAGGAATGCGCAGAGCCGGAGATGGCGCACAGTCAGCGGGGAGGACAATGGGGGGACGCGCGGGGCGAGTGCGCAGGCCTCGTGGCTGGATACTGTAAACCCGTCATCCTCTGAGCAGCTGGGGACACAGATTCCACGGCGCGCTGTGCGTAAAAGCGACGCGCAAAATGGAGCGCGTCGCGTCGGATCTGTACCTACAGAGGAAGATGGCACGGATGGAAACAAGGTCGGTGAGCCGCGGAAAGGTGGATGCAGTCCGGGAGAAGAGCAAACCCCGCATGGACCTGCCTTCATCCGTGGGAGGACAGGACACAAGCGGCGGCAGAGACGGAGCGCAAAATCCGGCAGAGCGAAGCGGAGCGAGGCGGTGAAGGACGAAGCTGCGGCCGCGTGGGAACCTCTGCCCGAGGCCATGGCGCAGGAGCAAGAGGACGGAACCCCTTTCGGTCTCAACACCACCGACTATGAGGAGGAGTACGCGGTGCCGGACTTTACCGACAGCACGCCGTTCGTGCCGGTGAACACGCGCCCCAGACGCAAGCAGGTGAAGAACCCGTTCTACCCGGTCACCGCGGAGTCGTACGGCGCGTACGCGGTCGTGATCACCGCCGCCGTCATCTTCAGCGTGGGCATCATCGGGAACGTGTCGGTCATGTGCATCGTGTGTCACAACTACTACATGAGGAGCATCTCCAACTCGCTGCTGGCCAACCTCGCGCTCTGGGATTTCGTCATTATCTTCTTCTGCCTGCCGCTCGTGGTGTTTCACGAGCTCACCAAGAACTGGCTGCTGGGGGAGTTCTCGTGCAGGATCATCCCGTACCTGGAG GTGGCGTCTCTCGGGGTCACGACCTTCACGCTGTGCGCTCTGTGCATCGACCGTTTCCGTGCCGCCACCAACGTTCAGATGTACTACGAGATGATCGAGAACTGGGCGTCCACCACGGCCAAGCTGGCTGTGATCTGGGTCGGCGCTCTGCTGCTGGCGCTGCCCGAGCTGCTGATCCGACAGCTGGTCACCGAGGACGGCGACCCGCCTGACGTGACGCCGTGCGAGCGCTGCGTGGTCCGCATCTCCACCGAACTGCCCGACACGCTGTACGTCCTGGGACTCACCTACGACGGCGCTCGCCTCTGGTGGTACTTCGGCTGCTACTTCTGCCTGCCGACGCTGTTCACCATCTGCAGCTCGCTGATCACCGCTCGCAAGATCCGCCACGCCGAGAGGACCTGCGTCCGCAGCAGCAAGAAGCAGATCCAGCTGGAGAGCCAGATGAACTGCGCCGTGGTGGCGTTGGCCATCCTCTACGGCTTCTGCCTCATCCCGGAGAACATCTGCAACATCCTCAGTGTTTACATGGCGGCCGGCATCCCTCGGAGAACCCTGGACATCCTGCATCTGGTCAGCCAGCTGCTGCTCTTCTGTAAGTCCGCCGTGACGCCGGTGCTGCTGTTCTGTCTGTGCCAGCCGTTCACCAGAGCCTTCCTggattgctgctgctgctgctgcgacGAGTGCGGCCCACCCCGCTCCTCCGCCGCCAACGCCACCAGCGACGCCGACAACGAGTGCGCCACCACCGAGCTGGAGCTGTCGCCGTTCAGCACCATCCGCAGGGAGGcgtccacctccaccacctacGCCGCCGTGGGGACACACTGCTGA